The DNA region GAATGTGCGAAGCGGGAGCAGTGATAGGAAGCAGTaaagttgagaaagagaaagagagaaagagagagagagagggagagagggagaggatgagagagagaggggggagggagggagggagggagggagggagagagggaggggagagagagagagagagagagagagagagagagagagatggagagatagagaaagagagacaggcagacagacagactgacagacagacatacggactgATAGAAAGGgattggtatatgtgtgtgcgtgtgtgtatgcatgtgtgtgcgagagaagaaagaaaagcaagtactttgtatacataaatgatatTCAGTATAAGAGACAAAATAACAGTATAACCATTTTCCTCAAATCCCAACACTAGAacgaaacacaaaaaataaattaattaaatggaaaaaagggaaaacaccaGCAAACTCCACATAGAACTGTCTTCTCTTGTCAGCAAGGATTGCAGGCGAGGCCACCCTTTAGCCCGTGGCTCGCTTTCCCTTGCGTCGAAAGGGAGACCGAGCGGAGCTATATAGAGCAGCGCCAATTGGCTCCACAACAGTCCCCTTTCCGCCACCATGAAGGTTAGTTTGTCCTCCCTATGGGTCATCACGCGTCTCTTCGCACGCTGCGGGCGTGGCTAAACAGCGTCTGGattattcattaacattatctttttttcgtcttcagaTCGCCGTCGTCGTGTTCCTGGCTCTCGCTGCCCCCTTGTGCCTGGCAGCCCCCCAGGGGTACAACTATGCTGCCCCCGctcctgctcctgcccctgcccctgcccctgcccctgctcctgcccctgcccccgcgCCCTACAACTACGCTGCCCCcgctcctgcccctgcccccacccctgcccccgcGCCCTACAACTACGCGTACAGCGTGGGCGCCGTGGACGGCCTGGGCCAGCCCGTCCAGTTCGGCCACCAGGAAGGGCGCGAGGGCGCCACGACCGCCGGCAGGTACTTCGTGCTGCTGCCGGACGGCCGCCTCATGACCGTCGACTACTACGCCGACCACACGGGCTTCCACCCCACCTACTCCTTCCAGGCCGCCCTCCCCGCGGCCGCCGCCGGGGGCcaggccgccctcgccgccccctcCGGCCTCTACGCCGCCCCCGGGGGCAGGTAACGCCCTCGCCCGCCCCGCCAGGCATTGCCGAGTCCCAGCTTTTCCTCTCTTGCCGGGTCGACCAAGCAGCTCAGCGTCTCTCCTCGGATTTTCTCTGCTCATTCAGTCGTTTCACAAAACAGCAAAGGCTCCTGATTCCCTTCTGTCACTGCCTACTTCTCTCCTACTTGCTGCCTCgattaccctcctctctctctctctctctctctctctctctctctctctctctctctctctctctctctctctctctctctctctctctctctctctctcatcttcagcAGCTAATCCTCATCAAACGCCTCGTAACTCTTTATCGCCTTCGCCAAGAGCGTTCCACAAAAAATGACAGTCATGAATTACCTGCCAAAGCTGTCAAAGGTGATCCTGTCAGAGGCTTTAGAGGGTGTGAGGTTGTGTATGAAATATTCGCATGCAGGAACAtgcatttataatttttttacaaaGGTCGTtacatttgttatattttttatacatgttaAATAAAGTAGTCCAATTTTGAACTGTGTTTTAGATCgtggtatatttttttccttgggTATCGGTTTTTAGAActgaatttcttattttttcactctctctctctctctctttctgtctccctcccttccactctctccttcccttagtcactccttcactccctcactccctcactcccccctctccctccccctccccctcacccatcccctccccctgtcacctttcctccatcccccacaAAGAAACGAACACAAAAATGCGAGAACGATTCCGCCAAACAAATCACTTTTATCTCCACAATGTCTCTCATTAACGCAGACTTTTACTACCACTACGGAAGGCAAAAGGACCTACAGAGCGTCTCGTTTCTTAGACCGAAGAGACCGTACGACCGACCGACCATTCGCTCGTCTGCCCGTCCGTCTACTTTTTTTTACCTTAAGCAAACGAGCTCGTATATAATGTGATATTATGTCGATATCCCTATTTGCGTCGGTAAACGTCCTTTTGTAGTATAAGCAATGTgtctgtgttatgtgtgtttgcttgtgtgcgtgtaaaaaaaaagtgtatgtgagtataagggtgtttttgtgtgtgaatatgtgattgtgtgtgagtataaaagtAAATGTGTTAATATCcatccgtccgcccgtccgtccatccgttcgttcgttcgttcgttcgttcgttcgttcgttcgttcgttcgttcgttcgttcgttcctccatccatccattaagACTAACAAAGTTAAGTACATATTCACTTCGTAATTTCATACCCATTGCACAGTACAGTACTACGATCAGACCTTGTCATATGCATAGTATGTcagcttatacaaacacacacacatacacacacacacacacacacacacacacacacacacatatat from Penaeus chinensis breed Huanghai No. 1 chromosome 31, ASM1920278v2, whole genome shotgun sequence includes:
- the LOC125042014 gene encoding cuticle protein 21-like, which gives rise to MTGTDANETRLVCPPYGSSRVSSHAAGVAKQRLDYSLTLSFFRLQIAVVVFLALAAPLCLAAPQGYNYAAPAPAPAPAPAPAPAPAPAPAPYNYAAPAPAPAPTPAPAPYNYAYSVGAVDGLGQPVQFGHQEGREGATTAGRYFVLLPDGRLMTVDYYADHTGFHPTYSFQAALPAAAAGGQAALAAPSGLYAAPGGR